One stretch of Lucilia cuprina isolate Lc7/37 chromosome 6, ASM2204524v1, whole genome shotgun sequence DNA includes these proteins:
- the LOC111684899 gene encoding hyccin, with protein MAESIVQDWLTDFQRIQGQPSEVKDFANEHDSDSEIAEAIFTILHDRQRHESLVHDICQQLLAFYRSTEKSLQKFPLQFIPVLIYTYLHAVAGGDKKGVRSLETLLICIYNGEVSTEEGGERVVQFRMPILAQASVYHEEKNLPLTDLRRWEENCNREVKWGPHQRIEAITAQNRLRIMTALLFCYNQQVSLTQKSALIHLCRVSSQLVTEGFNTKSTHAHRISYGSDPSLMPKSMIPRIPLSSAFLVELVHAIYFAMFNGFGTVAIQTLEDIHNRACFEMYTELILITSAVRNSLHANPSGQPSDGPMGLSVALTPSTNTVTTAVSKSMITNASFRTKKLPDDIPIQVQDLTMPQAPQQLASVTEETAEQTQNAKEGKESGQGSRNSIIRPSMEGIKAQAHKALIAGFKKSKGKEKDKDKDAGDATTGAHQTNGNAATNNIDSKPPQRKLDKHMQRNSLMQLQMESSSSEFEKSPGPVKGKTYESLDTMEMLPMQSLLANESGSGSFSIDSDLNGGALVTGTNVSSGLGGGGGSGGIVGGSVVGGLTNNSNNNSTTTTTSLTSSDLLTTKSFDSSIELPPLSATPGIVGVKTNDTLVD; from the exons ATGGCAGAATCAATAGTCCAAGATTGGTTGACGGATTTTCAACGTATACAGGGTCAACCTTCAGAGGTTAAAGACTTTGCCAATGAACATGACAGTGATTCGGAAATAGCTGAAGCAATTTTTACCATTTTGCATGATCGTCAAAGGCATGAATCATTGGTACATGATATTTGCCAACAGTTGTTGGCCTTCTATCGCAGCACAGAAAAATCATTACAAAAGTTCCCATTACAATTTATACCTGTTTTAATCTATACGTACCTGCATGCCGTTGCCGGTGGTGATAAAAAAGGTGTACGTAGTTTGGAAACACTTTTAATCTGCATTTACAATGGTGAAGTGTCTACGGAGGAGGGGGGCGAACGGGTGGTACAATTTCGTATGCCCATTTTAGCTCAGGCCTCTGTGTACCACGAAGAAAAGAATTTACCATTGACTGATTTGAGACGCTGGGAAGAGAATTGTAATCGTGAGGTAAAATGGGGTCCACATCAGCGCATCGAGGCGATTACAGCCCAAAATCGTTTGAGAATAATGACCGCTTTATTGTTTTGCTATAATCAACAAGTTAGTTTAACACAAAAATCCGCACTCATACACTTGTGTCGAGTGTCATCACAATTGGTGACAGAAGGATTCAATACGAAATCAACTCATGCTCATAGGATCTCATATGG CTCGGATCCTTCACTAATGCCCAAATCCATGATACCGCGCATTCCATTATCATCAGCATTCCTTGTGGAATTAGTGCATGCCATTTATTTTGCCATGTTTAATGGTTTTGGTACTGTGGCCATCCAAACACTGGAAGATATACATAATAGAGCGTGCTTTGAAATGTACACTGAATTGATACTAATCACCAGTGCAGTACGTAACTCTCTGCATGCCAATCCCTCAGGACAGCCCAGCGATGGTCCCATGGGCCTGAGCGTAGCTCTAACACCATCCACCAATACTGTAACCACCGCTGTCTCAAAATCAATGATAACAAATGCATCATTCCGTACGAAAAAATTACCCGATGACATACCCATCCAAGTGCAAGATCTTACAATGCCACAGGCGCCCCAACAGCTGGCCAGTGTAACAGAGGAAACTGCCGAACAAACACAAAATGCCAAAGAAGGCAAAGAATCGGGTCAAGGTTCACGCAATTCCATAATACGCCCCAGCATGGAGGGCATTAAGGCCCAAGCTCATAAAGCATTGATAGCAGGTTTCAAAAAATCCAAAGGTAAAGAGAAGGACAAAGACAAGGATGCCGGCGATGCTACAACTGGTGCTCATCAAACAAACGGCAATGCTGCCACAAATAACATAGACAGTAAACCACCGCAACGAAAACTAGATAAACACATGCAACGCAATTCCCTAATGCAACTGCAAATGGAAAGCTCTTCTTCGGAGTTTGAGAAGAGTCCTGGGCCGGTAAAGGGAAAAACTTATGAATCATTAGATACCATGGAAATGTTACCAATGCAATCGTTATTGGCTAATGAAAGCGGTAGTGGCAGTTTTAGCATTGACAGTGATTTAAATGGTGGTGCTCTTGTAACAGGTACAAACGTTAGTTCAGGCTTAGGAGGTGGTGGTGGTAGTGGTGGTATTGTGGGCGGTAGTGTCGTTGGTGGTCTAACAAATAATAGCAATAATAATAGTACAACAACTACCACCTCTTTAACCAGCAGTGACCTATTAACTACAAAAAGTTTCGATTCCAGTATTGAACTACCACCACTCAGTGCAACGCCCGGTATTGTGGGGGTAAAAACGAATGATACACTTGTGGATTAG
- the LOC111684921 gene encoding tRNA N(3)-methylcytidine methyltransferase METTL6 encodes MENLDNNNQLIEDVFTTSEKTLTDDEKQKLTEQNKRLIPEFKARQLEAQAQKHWDLFYKRNETRFFKDRRWTTREFQELIQENVEACSSQGCRKLLEVGCGVGNFVYPLMEELEALGQLNNYFYACDFSPRAVEFVRSNPKYDENKIKAFQCDITTQTIHDNIPAESLDIISMIFVLSAITPEKFDSVIKNLHKVLKSGGIVLFRDYGRYDMAQLRFKSGHKIAENFYMRQDGTRSYYFAEQELADLFKHNGFEILSNCYVHRRTLNVKEGIDVPRIFLQGKFRKL; translated from the coding sequence atggaaaatttagATAATAACAATCAATTAATAGAGGATGTATTTACTACAAGTGAAAAAACGCTAACTGacgatgaaaaacaaaaactaacggaacaaaataagcgattaataccGGAATTTAAGGCACGCCAGCTTGAGGCTCAGGCACAAAAACATTGGGATCTTTTCTATAAGCGCAATGAAACACGTTTCTTTAAGGATAGACGGTGGACAACACGAGAATTCCAAGAATTAATACAAGAAAATGTGGAGGCCTGCAGCTCACAGGGATGTAGAAAACTTTTAGAAGTTGGTTGTGGTGTTGGCAATTTTGTATACCCCCTAATGGAAGAACTGGAAGCATTGGGTCAGTTGAATAATTATTTCTATGCCTGTGATTTTTCACCACGAGCTGTAGAGTTTGTACGTTCCAATCCTAAAtatgatgaaaataaaattaaagcattTCAATGTGACATTACCACACAAACCATACATGACAATATACCCGCAGAGAGTTTAGATATaatatcaatgatttttgtattATCCGCCATAACACCGGAAAAATTTGACTCtgtgattaaaaatttacataaagttTTGAAATCTGGTGGCATTGTGCTCTTTCGAGATTATGGACGTTATGATATGGCTCAGTTAAGATTTAAATCGGGTCATAAAATTGCCGAAAATTTCTACATGCGTCAGGATGGCACTAGAAGTTATTATTTTGCTGAACAGGAATTGGCTGATTTGTTTAAGCATAATGGTTTTGAGATATTAAGTAATTGTTATGTACATCGTCGTACATTGAATGTAAAGGAGGGTATTGATGTTCCTAGAATATTTTTACAGGGTAAATTTAGGAAATTGTaa
- the LOC111684900 gene encoding probable U2 small nuclear ribonucleoprotein A', with protein sequence MVKLTPELINQSMQFINPCRERELDLRGYKIPQIENLGATLDQFDTIDLSDNDLRKLDGLPYLPRLKCLLLNNNRILRIGDDLQECVPNLNSVILSGNNLQELGDLEPLAQLTHLETLCLLMNPVSTKPYYREYMAYKFPHLRLLDFRKIKQKDRKSALEFFRSKQGKEMLKEIAKKSKLSAAAAAMAEATGKSTGSAGGRFANPEDLQRIREAIKRASSLQEVERLSQILQSGQIPDNFVLGQNGSTQNGTTNNSTTQEVAMEH encoded by the coding sequence atggTGAAATTAACACCCGAACTTATAAATCAATCGATGCAATTTATAAATCCTTGTCGAGAACGTGAACTGGATTTACGCGGCTATAAGATAccacaaattgaaaatttgggAGCCACGCTTGACCAATTCGATACAATAGATTTGTCCGACAATGATCTCAGAAAATTAGATGGTCTTCCCTATTTACCACGTCTAAAGTGTTTATTACTGAATAACAATCGTATACTACGTATAGGTGATGATCTGCAAGAATGTGTGCCTAACCTAAATTCGGTGATTTTAAGCGGCAATAATTTGCAGGAATTGGGCGATTTGGAGCCTCTGGCACAACTAACACATTTAGAGACTTTGTGTTTGCTCATGAATCCAGTGTCTACGAAACCTTACTACAGAGAGTATATGGCTTATAAATTTCCACATTTACGCTTATTGGATTTTAGGAAAATCAAGCAAAAAGATCGCAAAAGCGCATTGGAATTCTTCCGTTCTAAACAGGGTAAAGAAATGTTAAAGGAAATAgctaaaaaatcgaaattaagtGCTGCAGCAGCAGCTATGGCGGAAGCAACGGGTAAATCAACTGGCAGTGCGGGTGGAAGGTTTGCCAATCCCGAAGACTTGCAACGCATTCGAGAAGCAATCAAACGTGCCAGTTCATTGCAAGAAGTAGAAAGATTATCACAAATCTTGCAAAGTGGTCAAATACCGGATAATTTTGTTTTAGGTCAAAATGGTTCCACACAAAATGGTACTACTAATAATAGTACAACACAAGAAGTGGCAATGGAACAttag
- the LOC111684901 gene encoding respirasome Complex Assembly Factor 1: MSTRTNTIQHNTSGSAKSSSMKEICNRALTAKSEWPDKDEFLDVIYWSRQIFGIILGVIWGIVPLKGFLGLVLFAGISCAVVYIYAINFQNIDEEAYGGAWELIKEGFMTSFAGFLVTWIIFYTGLHYDAIMEAKGR; encoded by the exons ATGTCTACAAGAACAAATACGATTCAACACAATACAAGTGGTAGTGCCAAGTCCTCTTCAATGAAGGAAATTTGCAATAGAGCTTTGACAGCAAAATCTGAGTGGCCGGATAAG GATGAATTTTTGGATGTTATCTATTGGTCCCGTCAAATTTTTGGCATTATTTTAGGTGTAATCTGGGGTATTGTACCACTTAAAGGCTTTTTAGGTTTAGTATT GTTTGCAGGTATTAGTTGTGCTGTTGTTTACATATATgccattaattttcaaaatattgacgAAGAAGCTTATGGCGGTGCTTGGGAATTGATTAAAGAAGGTTTTATGACTTCCTTTGCTGGTTTTCTAGTAACATGGATTATTTTCTATACCGGTCTTCATTACGATGCCATAATGGAAGCCAAAGGACGTTAG